In the Malassezia vespertilionis chromosome 1, complete sequence genome, one interval contains:
- the GCN1 gene encoding translational activator of GCN4 (EggNog:ENOG503NU88; COG:J), producing MRPRDIQAWLRGAHDVDADPPYDSDDDMQPHTQTSRSDVGTCGTFDWDDFTARAAQVLHSTKRKPRATLLETYLPQISCDATTMSAQRLEVYQMLYKAYLFHTERSTRLALLRNGALLLDADTALVDAPWKSTLLQAASKHLQSEAERVYNAKSHVGAPRSAMAAVHAWLCMLLTALVRSDVPGLGEAPVWAPLVRTFAHSYDALCSTQPAGRRDKLLPGELHRAWRMLRAGHTHLSLFLQTLLAVPDTYAWRAISTLGLVLGVCYRMPPDRSAAIVSAHKNAILQYYTTHVLSAKTSVSAHVLQALVPFFRADVTQHAIELHVFPTLDKMLLRSPDIACAGAATLFSAARIDATAVLSRVQTPALAALGSANAATRSGALRLLETLLRTATIQDAYMDAVLKACKACETRNDEQRSAIYALLQRIPPGAWSTRLLEALGALVQKETQPAPLHAACTAAWRHTTASLSPSLLNALAAKMQAPKIALHAAVMQSLAALHTAPPALHDALAPLCEASVEKGGAASFTAPESALEACGAAAFLALAAPKDGACPALRPLLEPSDKMPFLLQARVLQKMHDAQLDASVHVLALERTLAWRQWSVLHDAALQSAVVELVYTAILHRISVHALLRAMATHDRRLCLRIVTRVVYTMFQRASPASFSRVLRELLFLPLAHEQAPLDDAAAGELLSELVVYAHLAHLDDAEHETFVQLCRAARCDPYRMVAQHRAALLDTVHAAQNDPLLCDAAEHAISTLAFIAPDAILAPVAERALRDAELDRLAAFSAEHLAIWAAPHDVPFVNVVHAPRSDAGAQTGNMEKWDAEVRASLAQKKAPSLSKEQQLAIARQLDTERHLRAEIDSVRARIATALRTTQRLAWSGAPIGPYMAALAASVRAALRHASVRALGLGSLAAATLTALASCCEERVALLAHFVVHATLHDADPALCSPDYALGSVEAVELRVLYELRLLVDASPLTLPSAAFFLPWIAAMVERARLTGDEARDDAVVERVQLALDIFGAHSAHAAHADFPCAAVVHALLAAARTCSMLAHDAVQVLRAYGAAIARAHRNATSLVQLLLHAALSEERRVRDGALQCLLPMDLTEIAFSPALFIAMHDADEELAKIAAQIWTENDMDVVPSYTAVLVPMLEHAHHYTRATTPRAIASACAVHPDTLDELRAALCALYSAKNYSLAPAYDQYGMVIDATLNREDPWPARLAVAQTFVALAPQCAPADLVPFLQFALPSGAALSDREDAVRGAMLSAATRMVELHGAPVLAALFATLESALQEQGDDRVAEASVILLGCAAQHCDAQDAQVQRIVDRLLAALRTPSEMVQEAAGSCLVPLMRNELVARAMPCMVDQLLGALLHGDTYAARRGAAYGLAGVVLGGGIGQLRALRIFGRLRDAVQDTKSRTGRQGVMFAYEVFARTLRVLFEPYAKDLLQDMLLCFGDTHADVREATSDAARALMQSMSGQCLKLTLPELLAGLEEKQWRTKKGAIELLGAMAWCAPRQLSAALPTVIPRLSEVLTDSHTQVRNAGNKSLKQFGEVIHNPEIHQLVPTLLKALVDPNAKTSVALQALLDTKFVHYIDGPSLALIAPIIERGLRERSVAAQKHAAQIVGNLASLTAPRDFVPYLARYTPLVRHVLVSPVPDARSVAARALGTLVERLGEAHFAALIPSLMQVLQTNATGVDRHGAAQGLAEVLAGLGLERMEHLLPSIIANTQARAAYVREGHLALLMYLPATFGARFVPHLVHIVPPIIASIADDDEAVRDASMRAGRMIIVHYQAKAVELLLPQLEPCLTEHSWRVRLSGLQLVSELLFRLSGISRHADTDADADADEERDAAVPNSAHKALAAALGVERRTRLLAAIYILRQDPNIPVRQAAAHTWKALVQNTPRTARETLPVMLDLLLTLLAAAGSEQREMASRTLGELVRKLGEKILQETIPILAQRAIHAPEAATRAGVCAALTDILSNATKAQLEDHQQAIMAIVRCALVDAAPAVRQAAAQAFDKVQRHLGSHAVDATLPTLLDALHDEQRASTALAALREMVRTRADAIFPLLVPALAQVPMRAAQATALAALVPVAHAALAPHISAILSSAARTLLDARVPALDLAPPMAPLGEAIDAVFSSIASVDALHQAMVQLLGWMGSREGAPRRAQACQLFVRFCRAAPRDLDWSEYAVDYVRRLVSLMDEDEEEALYAAWTALQALLDAHPKDACTPLVVPLRRALASVGAAGTPLRGLQLPRGAQPFVAPFLYGLLHGNVEQREAAAAGLAELVEKSGAEEIKPFITSMVGPLIRLCGDRHAPPVKVAILDALDTMVRRVPRLVRAFYPQLQRSFQKALGDPSSNTVRMHAGAALGRLMAHQTRIEPVVLELVHAMQASLHGVHSNADGVDVGDAMAMALVHVLEHAPPEKRADARAHTLDVLRAAFYAPTEPRDAMKKAMAALMAAMLRFDSASVVDTMRETMLSPVPTDVQLAAWSVGACMDVAPEALYAIADPVALARQVAAWLNDAPSVARPAREARDLLKRTPPWSDDERVQHAL from the coding sequence ATGCGACCGCGCGACATTCAAGCCTggcttcgcggcgcgcacgatgTCGATGCGGACCCTCCGTACGACTCTGACGATGATATGCAGCCTCACACCCAAACTTCGCGGAGCGATGTGGGCACGTGCGGAACGTTTGACTGGGACGATTTtaccgcgcgcgcagcgcaagtgctgcACTCGACAAAACGCAAGCCGCGTGCAACTCTGCTGGAGACGTATTTGCCCCAGATTTCATGCGATGCAACAACGATGTCTGCACAGCGACTCGAGGTGTACCAGATGCTGTACAAAGCGTACCTCTTCCACACCGAGCGTTCCACGCGCCTTGCACTTCTTCGCAACGGCGCGTTGCTACTGGATGCAGATACCGCGCTTGTAGATGCGCCGTGGAAGAGTACGCTTTTGCAGGCCGCATCCAAGCATCTCCAGAGCGAGGCGGAGCGCGTATACAATGCAAAAAGCCACGTCGGCGCAccacgcagcgcaatggccgctgtgcatgcgTGGCTGTGCATGCTGCTCACCGCGCTCGTACGCAGCGATGTACCTGGCCTTGGCGAAGCACCCGTTTGGGCTCCGCTTGTCCGCACTTTTGCGCACAGCtacgatgcgctgtgctcgaCACAGCCAGCAGGGCGCCGCGACAAGCTTTTGCCGGGCGAACTGCACCGTGCGTGGCGCATGCTCCGTGCAGGCCACACACACCTCTCCTTATTCCTGCAAACGCTGCTGGCCGTGCCGGATACGTATGCGTGGCGTGCTATTTCCACGCTAGGCCTTGTGCTCGGCGTCTGCTACCGCATGCCGCCCgaccgcagcgcggcgattgTATCCGCCCACAAAAACGCAATTTTGCAGTATTATACCACGCACGTTCTCAGTGCCAAGACAAGCGTTTCAGCGCATGTCCTGCAAGCACTCGTCCccttttttcgcgctgACGTTACGCAGCACGCCATCGAGCTGCACGTCTTTCCGACCCTTGACAagatgctgctgcgctcgcccgACATTGCGtgtgccggcgctgcgacgctGTTTTCCGCCGCACGCATCGATGCTACTGCAGTGCTGTCGCGTGTCCAGACgccggcgctcgccgcgctcggctCGGCCAACGCGGccacacgcagcggcgcactgcgtcTCTTGGAAAcactgctgcgcaccgcaacTATCCAAGACGCCTACATGGATGCGGTGCTCAAAGCGTGCAAAGCGTGCGAGACGAGGaacgacgagcagcgcagtgctATCTATGCGCTGCTCCAACGCATCCCGCCCGGCGCATGGAGCACGCGCCTTCTggaagcgcttggcgcgctcgtgcaaaaAGAGACACAGCCCGCGCCCTTGCAcgctgcatgcacggcaGCGTGGCGGCACACAACCGCCTCCCTTTCCCCATCCCTGCTCAACGCGCTCGCGGCCAAGATGCAAGCGCCGAAAATAGCACTCCATGCCGCCGTCATGCAgtcgcttgctgcgctgcacacggcgccgcccgcgctgCATGACGCGCTGGCCCCTCTGTGCGAAGCGAGCGTAGAAAAaggcggcgccgcgtctttCACAGCCCCTGAGTCCGCTTTGgaagcgtgcggcgcggctgccttccttgcgcttgccgcgccaaaagacggcgcgtgccccgcgctgcggccgcTACTCGAACCGAGCGACAAGATGCCGTTTCtgctccaagcgcgcgtCCTCCAAAAAatgcacgatgcgcagctcgatgcCAGTGTGCACGTCCTTGCCCTGGAGCGGACACTTGCGTGGCGCCAATGGTCCGTgctgcacgatgcagcgtTGCAGTCGGCAGTTGTTGAGCTAGTGTACACTGCGATCCTGCACCGCATCTCTGTCCAcgcactgctgcgcgccatggccacCCACGATCGCCGCCtttgcttgcgcatcgtcaCGCGCGTTGTATACACCATGTTCCAGCGCGCTTCCCCTgcctctttttcgcgcgtgctgcgcgagcttctttttcttccgctcgcgcacgagcaagcgccgcttgacgatgccgccgccggcgagCTTCTCAGCGAGCTTGTCGTCTAcgcgcacctcgcgcaccttgacgatgccgagcacgagACATTTGTGCagctgtgccgcgcggctcgttGCGACCCGTACCGCATGGTTgcacagcaccgcgccgcgctcctcgacaCTGTGCACGCCGCCCAAAACGACCCGCTACTCTgcgacgccgccgagcatgccATCTCGACGCTTGCGTTTATCGCGCCCGACGCCATTCTCGCCCCtgtcgccgagcgcgctctgcgcgacgcagaaCTTGACCGCCTCGCCGCCTTTTCCGCGGAGCATCTCGCGATTTgggccgcgccgcacgacgtACCCTTTGTAAATGTcgtacatgcgccgcgcagcgacgccggcgcgcAAACGGGAAACATGGAAAAGTGGGACGCGGaggtgcgtgcatcgctggcACAGAAAAAAGCACCGTCGCTCTCCAaagagcagcagctcgccatcgcgcgccagcTCGACACGGAGCGCCATCTCCGCGCGGAAATTGacagcgtgcgtgcgcgcattgcgaccgccttgcgcacgacccagcgccttgcgtggagcggcgcgccgatcgGGCCATAcatggccgcgctcgcagcgtcggtgcgtgcggcgctgcgccatgcttCTGTACGTGCGCTGGGGCTTGGCTCCTTGGCTGCCGCTACGCTcaccgcgcttgcgtcgtgctgcgaggagcgcgtcgcgctccttgcgcacTTTGTCGTGCACGCCACGCTTCACGACGCCGATCCTGCGCTGTGCTCGCCCGACTATGCGCTGGGCTCCGTCGAGGCTGTCgagctgcgtgtgctgtacgagctgcgcctcttggTAGACGCCTCTCCTCTCACGCTTCCTAGCGCTGCCTTTTTTCTCCCATGGATTGCCGCCatggtcgagcgcgcgcgcctcacTGGCGACGAAGCACGCGACGACGCCGtggtcgagcgcgtgcagcttgcgctcgatatctttggcgcgcacagcgcgcacgccgcgcacgccgactttccctgcgccgcggttGTGCACGCTCTtctcgccgctgcgcgcacctgctccatgcttgcgcacgacgcggtgcaggtgctgcgtgcgtacggcgcggcgattgcgcgcgcgcaccgcaaCGCTACATCGCTCGTGCAGCTCcttttgcacgcggcgctttcggaagagcgccgcgtgcgcgacggcgcgctgcagtgccTCTTGCCGATGGATTTGACCGAGATCGCGTTCAGTCCCGCGCTATTCATTGCCATgcacgacgccgacgaggagcttgcCAAAATTGCCGCGCAGATCTGGACAGAGAATGATATGGACGTGGTGCCGAGCTACACGGCGGTGCTTGTGCCTatgctcgagcacgcaCACCACTACACACGCGCCACCACGCCGCGTGCGATTGCCAGTGCgtgtgctgtgcatcccgacacgctggacgagttgcgcgctgcgctctgTGCGCTCTACAGCGCAAAGAACTACTCGCTTGCGCCTGCCTACGACCAGTACGGCATGGTCATTGACGCGACGCTCAACCGCGAGGACCcatggccagcgcgccttgctgtCGCGCAGACatttgtcgcgctcgcgccgcagtgtGCGCCGGCGGATCTCGTGCCTTTCCTCCAGTTTGCCCTGCCGagtggcgcggcgctgagcgaTCGCGAGGATGCTGTGCGTGGCGCAATGCTCAGCGCTGCTACGCGCATGGTCGAGCTGCACGGTGCCCCTgtccttgctgcgctttttgcCACGCTCGagagcgcgctgcaggagcAAGGTGACGACCGCGTGGCCGAGGCGAGTGTGATTCTCTTGgggtgcgccgcgcagcattgcgatgcgcaagaTGCACAGGTGCAAAGGATCGTCGACCGTctccttgccgcgctccgcacACCGTCCGAGATGGTCCAGGAAGCCGCCGGGAGCTGTCTTGTGCCGCTGATGCGCAACGAACTTGTCGCGCGTGCCATGCCTTGCATGGTCGACCagctcctcggcgcgctgctccacGGCGATacgtacgcggcgcggcgcggcgcggcgtatGGCCTCGCTGGCGTCGTgctgggcggcggcatcggccagctgcgcgcattgcgtaTCTTTGGGCGTCTCCGAGACGCCGTGCAGGATACCAAATCGAGGACAGGGCGCCAGGGCGTTATGTTTGCGTACGAGgtgtttgcgcgcacgctaCGCGTCCTCTTTGAGCCGTACGCCAAGGATCTTTTGCAGGACATGCTCCTGTGCTTTGGCGATACGCACGcggacgtgcgcgaagcgacaagcgacgcggcgcgtgcgctgatGCAGAGCATGAGCGGCCAGTGCCTCAAACTCACCCTCCCAGAGCTCCTCGCCGGTTTGGAAGAGAAGCAGTGGCGCACCAAGAAAGGCGCCattgagctgctcggcgccatggcgtgGTGTGCTCCGCGCCAGCTctctgcggcgctgccgacAGTGATCCCGAGGCTGAGCGAGGTGCTGACCGACTCCCACACGCAGGTGCGCAACGCGGGGAACAAGTCGCTGAAGCAGTTTGGCGAGGTGATCCACAACCCCGAGATCCACCAGCTCGTTCCCACGCTCCTCAAAGCGCTCGTCGACCCGAATGCCAAGacaagcgtcgcgctccaagcgctcCTCGATACCAAGTTTGTCCACTACATCGACGGCCCCTCGCTCGCGCTCATTGCGCCCATCATCGAGCGCGGattgcgcgagcgcagcgtcgcggcgcagaaacacgcggcgcaaatcGTGGGCAACCTCGCGTCGCTCACGGCCCCGCGCGACTTTGTGCcgtacttggcgcgctacacgccgcttgtgcgccaCGTCCTCGTCTCGCCCGTGCCCGACGCACggagcgtcgcggcgcgcgcgctcggcacgctcgtcgagcgcctcggcgagGCCCACTTTGCTGCGCTGATCCCCTCGCTGATGCAGGTGCTGCAGACCAACGCCACCGGCGTCGATCGccacggcgccgcacagggCCTCGCCGAAGTGCTCGCGGGCCTGggcctcgagcgcatggagcaCCTCCTTCCCAGCATCATTGCCAATacacaggcgcgcgccgcgtacgtCCGCGAAGGCcacctcgcgctgctcatgTACCTTCCCGCGACGTTCGGCGCACGCTTTGTGCCGCACCTCGTGCATATCGTTCCCCCCATCATCGCGAGCATcgccgacgacgacgaggctGTGCGGGAcgcgtcgatgcgcgctgGCCGCATGATCATTGTGCACTACCAGGCCAAGGCCGTGGAGCTGCTCCTTCCCCAGCTCGAGCCGTGTCTGACGGAGCATAGctggcgcgtgcgcttgtcAGGGCTGCAGCTCGTGAGCGAGCTCCTCTTCCGCCTCTCGGGCATCTCGCGCCACGCCGAcaccgacgccgacgccgacgccgacgaggagcgcgacgcggccgTGCCGAActcggcgcacaaggcgctcgccgcggccctcggcgtcgagcgccgcacgcgcctccTTGCTGCGATCTACATCCTGCGCCAGGACCCCAACATCCCCGTGCGCcaggccgcggcgcacacgtggaaagcgctcgtgcaaaacacgccgcgcaccgcgcgcgaaaCGCTCCCGGTGATGCTCGATCTGCTCCTCACACTCCTCGCGGCCGCGGGCTcggagcagcgcgaaaTGGCAAGCCGCACCTTGGGCGAGCtcgtgcgcaagctcggcgaaAAAATTCTCCAGGAAACCATCCCCATcctcgcacagcgcgccatcCACGCGCCGGAAGCAGCCACACGCGCGGGCGTGTGTGCTGCCCTCACGGACATTTTGAGCAACGCCACCAAGGCACAGCTCGAGGACCACCAGCAGGCGATCATGGCCattgtgcgctgcgccctcgtcgacgccgcgccagcggtgcgccaagccgcggcgcaggcctTTGATAAAGTGCAGCGCCATCTCGGCAGCCACGCGGTGGATGCGACACTCCCTACTTtgctcgacgcactgcacgacgagcagcgtgcatcgacagcactcgctgcgctgcgcgaaatggtgcgcacgcgcgccgacgccatCTTCCCGCTGCTTGTTcccgcgcttgcacaggtgccgatgcgcgctgcgcaggccaccgcgctcgccgccttGGTCCCGGTGGCccacgcagcgctcgcgcccCACATTAGCGCGATTctcagcagcgccgcgcgcacactgctcgacgcgcgcgtccctgcgctcgaccttgcgccgcccatggcgccgcttggcgaGGCCATCGACGCGGTCTTTTCGAGCATTGCCAGCGTAGACGCACTGCACCAGGCCATGGTGCAGCTCCTCGGCTGGATGGGCTCGCGCGAAGGCGCGCCCAGGCGCGCCCAGGCATGCCAGCTCTTTGTGCGCTtctgccgcgcggcgccgcgcgaccTCGACTGGAGCGAGTACGCGGTGGACTATGTGCGCCGGCTCGTGTCGCTcatggacgaggacgaggaggaagCGCTGTACGCGGCGTGGACTGCGCTCCAGGCGCTTTTGGATGCACACCCCAAGGACGCGTGCACGCCACTGgtggtgccgctgcgccgcgccttggcgtcggtcggcgccgcgggcACGCCTTTGCGCGGCCTGCAGCtcccgcgcggcgcccagcCCTTTGTCGCGCCTTTCCTTTACGGACTGCTCCACGGCAAtgtggagcagcgcgaggcggcggcggcggggCTTGCGGAGCTTGTGGAAAAGTCGGGCGCGGAGGAGATCAAGCCGTTTATCACCTCGATGGTCGGGCCGCTCATCCGGCTCTGCGGCGATCGCCATGCACCCCCGGTGAAAGTTGCGAttctcgacgcgctcgataCCATGGTCCGCCgcgtgccgcgccttgTCCGTGCATTCTACCCccagctccagcgcagTTTCCAAAAAGCCCTGGGCGATCCCAGCAGCAACACGgtgcgcatgcacgcggGCGCAGCGTTGGGGCGTCTCATGGCGCACCAAACGCGCATCGAGCCTGTCGTGCTTGAGCTGGTCCACGCCATGCAAGCGTCGCTACACGGCGTCCACTCCAATGCCGACGGTGTGGATGTGGGCGATGCGAtggccatggcgctcgTGCACGTCTTGgagcacgcgccgcccgagaagcgtgccgacgcgcgtgcacacACGCTTGatgtgctgcgtgccgcaTTTTATGCGCCAAccgagccgcgcgacgcgatgAAAAAAGCCATGGCCGCGCTCATGGCtgccatgctgcgctttgACTCGGCGTCGGTGGTGGATACCATGCGCGAGACCATGCTGTCGCCTGTGCCGACCGATGTGCAGCTTGCTGCGTGGAGTGTCGGTGCGTGTATGGACGTGGCGCCAGAGGCGCTGTATGCCATTGCCGACCCTGTtgctcttgcgcggcagGTAGCGGCATGGCTCAACGACGCGCCGTCTGTTGCGCGCCCCGCGagggaagcgcgcgacttgctcaaacgcacgccgccgtggagcgacgacgagcgcgtgcaaCATGCTCTGTAG